The Alosa sapidissima isolate fAloSap1 chromosome 8, fAloSap1.pri, whole genome shotgun sequence genome segment ACATCCCTTCCCCCGACACTCTCCTCCCATTAGTTCTTCACTGCCTCCCAGCCCTTCCCCTGGAGTAGCCTGCTTCCCTCTGGCTTGTTCTTTCAGGTGTTTGAGtcagtggaggaggtggagcagATCGAAACGGAGCCAAGGGTGGACGAGCCCATCAAGCAGGTGCCCAAGGTGCCCAATGGGGCGCTCCAGAATGGCACCAGCTCGCCGGACTCGGGCCACCCATCCTCCCGGAACTTCTCCGTGGCTTCGGCCCTCTCGGACTCGCTGAGTACAGAGGACAGCGGCGTGCATGAGCCCGGCCCCAGAAGCACCAGTGCTGCCCAGCCAATGGCCGCGTTGGCACCCCTGGGTTCCTCTGTTGGCGCTGAGGCCGAAACCCAGCTGAGTGAAAGTGAAGAGCAAGTACAGGAATCGCAGAGAGCAGCGAAGGGGAAGGAGACAGTaaaagaagagaaggaagaAGCAGATATGACCTCAGACGAGGGGAAAGTGGTAGAAATGGAGGACAGTGATGCCAAATCAAAAGAAACAAAGAAGGAagaggggtcaaaggtcaaagatAGTGCCATGGAGAGGAAGGCTCTGGTGACACaggagagaaaaatagaatcaGTCAAGGAAGAGGCTGAGGAACCAAAAGCTGTTGAAGATATAGAATATATCAAAGAACAAGCAGAGGAACCAAAAGCTGTTGAAGAGAAAGAATCTGTTAAAGAAGAGGTTGAGGAACCAAATGCTGTTGAAGAGAAAGAATCCCTCAAAGAAGATGCTGAGAAACCAAAAGCTGTTGAAGAGCTCGCCAAAcctgcagagacagagagggaaagagagagagagggaagcatGACGGCAGACACAGGAGCTGAAGTAACGGTGACAGAGACAGGTGAACACAAAGACCCAATGGAGGCTACAGGAACAATGGATCTCAGCAGTGAGCAGGGGGATGTTACAGTCGAGTCAAGGATAAAAGATGAAAGAACATCAGAGTTAGAGAAAAACGCTCCAATACAAGAGGATGAGATATTGACAGGAACATCTACTGAAACTAAACAGGACATGACATTAGAGACAGCTAATGAAACAGAAGAGGATGTATCCTCTGTAGCAGAGGACTTTGAAATAAAAGAGGACAAAACATCAGACGCAGAAAAAGAAATGATatcggagagagaggagacctGTATACCCATCAAGACGGAGGCAGAGTCCTTAGAAAGTAAGTCTGTGGACACAGAGGTCACAGGAATAAAAGAAGATACACCACTTATAACTGTGTCTAGAGAGGACGGTGAGCCTGTAGAGGTACGGGAGGCTAGCAAACTGACAACAAAGACTGCGGTTGATGACACAGAGAATAAGATGCCGGCAGCACAAGACAATGCAGACTCAAGGGGAGACATGGCAACAAGCTGTGAGGCTAAATCAGACAGCGATGGAGATGCCTCCATTTTAAAAGAAGCCATAGGAACACGGGAAGGTACAATGTCAGATTCACCAAAGTCAGACAGAGAAGAACAGGAAATGACATCAGGTGTGGTGACAGGCAAGCCAAAGGGGGCAGTCACAAAGGAGTCATTGGGTGCATGTGATGAAAAGGCCATAAGAGAAGATGTGGAGGAAACAAAGGATGCTGGGATGTCAGAGAGCACACCCCCTCCTCTCGAATTACCAGCCCCAGCATCAGTGGCAAAGGCTGCAGCGTCCAGAGTGCTGGAGGTGGTCAGGAGTCGTCAGCCAGAGGTAACCCCAGCTGCCCCAGACTCGGACGACTCTCCCACAGCCATCGAGATGGAGGACATACCCATGGCAAGGGTGCCCAAGGCGTCCTGGGAAGCCAAGCCCACGTCTGAAGGCACAGAGCACCAGGCAGAGGGGAGCGACGTGGTGGCCCTGGCGCTGAGAATGGAGGAGGGCCGCCAGCACAGTCCAGAGGGCACAGCGTCGGCCCTGCGCGAGGAGCGGGAGATGGAGAGTTTCTACCCCCCCTTTGACTCCCTCACTGTGTCAGCCGAGAAGACTGCGGCCACCTCTCCAGTGTCTTCCATTGGAACTACTTACTCTGTAAGCAGTCTGTTTTACCCTGCCTTCATTCGCATCCATTATGTCGAATAAGACAAAGTACATGAAATGTTTAGTTAATAAAACAGTATGTACATACATGGTACAGTATGTAGTAAATaatagtatatactgtatgtatgtgtttgaatTGTCATGAATGTGTTAGACATTGCAACATTAGTTGGATGATTGGATTACTCCATCTTTTGTGTTGTGCAGCAAGAGCTTTTGGATATGTACACTCTCAATCTTCACCGCATTGATAAGGATGTCCAGCGATGTGACAGGAATTACTGGTACTTCACCCCAGCAAACCTTGAGAAACTCCGTAACATCATGTGCAGGTAAACAGCACCCCACGTTATTGCCTTCTCTGAAAGCTTGATTTTTTCAGAAATTACAACACTTTTGGACCACCCAGCTCAATATCCCTATTATTCTGACAGACCACTTTGGAACTAGGACACAGAACAAGCCCACAAATAAAATCAACTGTCTCATCAGACTGTGGCCTTTCTTCTCACTTTTCTGTTCTAAAACGTAATTTCGCTACATCTGTGTTCTGCAAAGCAATACCCATATATTCCACCTATGTGCTGGTGCCAAGTGGCAGGCAGTGTTTGGATGAGATAGCCTGACCTCTGTTGCTCTGTGCAGTTACATTTGGCAGCACCTGGAGATTGGATATGTGCAGGGTATGTGTGACCTGCTGGCCCCACTGCTGGTCATCCTGGACGACGGTGAGTCTCATTTCCTCTTGActgccttctctgtctctctctctgtctctctctctctctccatctctccttctccttttctctcattTCCTCCTCCTTTTTAATAGCCCACTATTGTGAGAGTAAAAAGGGCAATGATTCAAGAACAAAAATGTCAGAGAGCTGTACAGTATCTCTGATCTTTCTGGCCTGTAATGCTTGACTGTCTTGTTAGTCTCGgtctaacacacacgcacacatacattctgATGTTCTTATCCTCTTTTTTATCCTTAATCACCTGTGCTGTCTGAAGCTCTGTTTGTGTGGCTTCTCTCTCAGAGGCGTTGGCCTACAGCTGTTTCACAGAGCTCATGAAGAGGATGAACCAGAACTTTCCACATGGTGGGGCAATGGACACTCACTTCGCCAACATGAGATCGCTGATTCAGGTGTGACATTTTaacttttttacttttatttttaaactatttaccacAAAACTGAATTCCCAATTCAATTGAGtcttaacacaaacacaaagatgtTTGATGCTTAATCTGTAGTTTGATATGCTCTATTCATAGTCCACCAGACAGCACACAAATGAAACTCTTTGATTGTATTCTGCGAAAGCTGCACCTGTTCCTTCAGTTCAGCTTCATCTGTTAGAAGCAGACCGTTTTTAAAATGAAACATCCCACATGTTGGAATTGCTAGTTGTATATCAAAGGTCAAGCTGTTCAAACTAGCCGACAACCCTCACCTCCTCGTGTCCCCCTCCTCCGCCGCCCTCTCCCCTGTCCCCCCCATGCAGATCCTGGACTCGGAGCTCTTTGAGCTCATGCACCAGAATGGAGATTACACCCACTTCTACTTCTGCTACCGCTGGTTCCTGCTCGACTTCAAAAGAGGTAATGACGCCCTGCCAGACGCCTGTCTGTATGAAAGAAAACTGCCACTTATAATGAGGGGGAAACTCTTCCTGTCTtcaaagctctgtgtgtgtgtgtgtgtgtgtgtgtgtgtgtgtgtgtgtgtgtgtgtgtgtgtgtgtgtgtgtggagcatgaATCTCCACTTTTTAAGCAGGAAGTAAAGATCTGGTGTAGAAATTCTGAAATGAGAGTACTGAGCTAAAGACATTTTTGGAAAGTGTTTGGCGGGGACCTTTGAGTGAAAAAGCTGACAAAAGTTCCAGTTTAATATGCATTCCACGTGTACACACATATGGCTGTGTGCACTCTGAGGTGTTTTCTTTCCCGTCTTAGCTATGTTAGTTTCATTTCATCAAAAGATTGCCAACAAAGACAGTGCTCTTGTTTTGCTCttgtcatgtaggcctatggcaactcagagacacacagaaacatcgCAAAGACCTATCATGCTggggggtgcgtttcccaaaaccatagttgctaactaagttagcaagtAAACACCTTTGCTAACTAaattagcaactttgttggttgcaatgcaatttcccattataATTCTCAACTATAATTTTGCCAGCAGTCAACAAAAATCACTAACTCACATTTGAGGATGATCAATTTCACAGCAAAATCCATTAATTCCCATTATATTTATTTCTGAATAAAACTGTGAGAattaagtatagtatagtataggtatatatactcttttgatccagtgagggaaatttggtctctatcCCAGTATCTCTactttatcccaatccgtgaattagtgaaacacactcagcacacagtgaggtgaagcactaatccccaaccagtaggccatggctgccctaaATTAATGGATTATGCAGGTTGtactgttataaaaaaaaaaactggtttTATGCTGTTGTAACCTGCCATGTCAAACTTTAATGAATGAGTCTGAATCTGAAGCCTATTAAAGCCTCTACCCCAAGGACTGGATCAGAGCGGACACAGAAGAACATCTTAACATGCCCCTGTTAATGTCAATTTTGACTTAAACTTCACATGCATTGCAGATGTGTCTATTTGTAGCTATTAAAGAAAGCAGAAGTGCAACTTCACAATGGCTgaaagcttctctctctctctctccttctttctctataTTCTTTGTGGTGAACATCAGAGCTGGTCTATGATGACGTGTTCTCTGTGTGGGAGACCATCTGGGCGGCCAAGTACGTCTCGTCCAGCCACTTTGTGCTCTTCATCGCCCTGGCTCTCGTGGAGATCTACAGAGACATCATTCTGGAGAACAACATGGACTTCACAGACATCATCAAGTTCTTCAATGGTATGGTGTTGGATGAAACTACAATATACAATGACAATGAAAATGGAAATTACAATACATGACccccaacatacagtacaccttTGGCTACGTTTATGTCTGCCACAGCTTGcaacatttgtgtgtgaatttgaAGCATATGCAGTCCAACCAATGCTATTTGAGAAATATTAAGTTGTTAATGTTTTTTCTTCTTGTCGTCATACAGAAATGGCGGAGCACCACAACATCAAGCAGATTCTGACTCTAGCAAgggacctggtgtgccaagtccAGACTCTTATAGAAAACAAGTAACTCAGAGCcagtaatctctctctctctctctgtcttttaaaAGAAGCTTCCCACTGTCCCTTGCTGCATCTCACAAACAGGAGTCTCTCAGACTTCTTAGGCCTTAAGCAATGGAAACCTCACAATGGAAGAACTGAAGGGTCCTCTTCTGTTTCTTCCATGTACCTTATAGTACCACTACAGCATTTTCCTAGACAGTGTGAAACCCTCCATCATGGTTGACAATTACAACTCACCATTGCTCCCTGCTGACAGTCATGATTTTAGTATTTTGGTCTATGTTTTTGGATGGTCTTTGGTGataatgacgatgatgatgaggcTCAATTATTTGTGTTCTCTTTGATAGAACAGCTCCAGTTAGGGTTCTGTGTCTACACTCTGTTGACACTCAGTGTTTGCAGGCAGTGGAtcctcagtgtttgtgtgtgtgtgtgtcgttgtgtAGGGGTTTAGAGCTTCTTTGAACAGtctttgtttgtgcatgtgtgtgtgtgtgcgtgatcaACATGCTAAATGCAAGGTCAGTCAGTTTGTTAGGCATCGGTTCGTTTTACTCTTCGCTTTGATGTTCAACAGACAATAggtaatatactgtatgtttgctcTGAATTAATGATATGACAATGTCTGCATACAGATGGACCTCTAGATACAGAGGACATACAGAAGCTTGATTCATCACACATCAATTATTTCACTCGTGTATTCCAGAGGAAGTTTGGTAGAATGCCAACTGCATCATCAGCATCTTAAATtttactgtagacacacacacaagtcaattTGCACAGTTCTACCTGCCATATATCATTATTTACACTATAGGAGCAGTGGGAGGCCATCAGTTGGTTGGCCAGGATTCAGTTCCCAAACTTGCCATTAAGAGTCTGGGTTGCTTTGGATAagagtgtctgctaaatgccaGTCACCTTGACCTTCACATATCATACATCAGCAGTATAACAGAACAATCTACCAAATCCAACACAATAAGCATACATACATGTCTTTCAGAAGAATTCCCTTGCATATATCTGTGCCATTGTATCTTTTTTAGACTTAATGCCATTCAAAGGAAAGAAACAGTCAGTTAAAGGTGCTGGTATTGCACCTACGTCTGTGGATCAGGGAAGAAAATGTCCAAAGGAATTGTGTATAAGTTGAAACCACATCAGCGTACTCCATTGTATGTGCCTATTTCAAATATATCTCTGAACAGATGtccactgtaagtgtgtgtgtgtgtgtgtgtgtgctagggattgaatgtgtatctgtgtatgtgtgtgtaagttcaAGGGAGTGCCAAAGTAGaggtaaattaaaaaaatatatagtgctTCATTTATATAGATATATTTAGTGTACATCCAGAGAAATATATAGAAGTTACTTGGGTGAAAAAAGAAGCAGAAATTCTGGCCAGTGCTTTCATTTACTTTCATTACTCTGTGATGTATTGTATATTATGCAAACTGCATTGCTCACAGATGATCTGGTAGCGGCTCCTCTAGTCTTTTCTGCCTAGATCCTTTGTATGAGACTCCCCAAATGCTGTCAAAGGGGCATTTCTAAAATCTTAGCTTTATATTGTATACCCTTTCAGCTTTCTATTTTTACTATACTGCTGAGTACAATGCTTCGTGGAGAATAATTATTAACCTGTTTGGAAACACACTACTGaacatgtgattgtgtgtatgtgtacatgtgtgtgtatatgttgcaCACTCCAGAACACCAGCCATGATAACATACATCACAGGTATAATTCTATGGACCATTCGTCTTATTCAGGTGGGGGCCAttgtaaaccaaaacgaggctacagggtacacaaaccataggattgttgtgTTCTATGCATTTGCCAGTAGGTGGCAAAAATGCATTAATGATGTAGtcagtgtaccctgtagcctcgctTTGGTTTACACAATGGCCGCCGCATAAATATGGCGAATTCCACCCTACAGTATGTCTCAGAGCTTGAAATGTCACTGGTTCTACAGTCATTGCTTAATCTTTGGGTGTAGATGTCAGGCAATGAATATTGATTGTTCTTTGTGATAGCAAGCTGCTACATGTTACcatagtgagagagaaaaaaagtatttGTACATTGTGTCTTTTaatttataatttatttatttacatgcttatttatttatttatttgtttgtttctgctttTGTATGTAAAGCTATATTTGTTATATTGTGGTTGATTATTGATATATCACAGTCAGATCCTATATATCTTAATGGTCTATGTgtttatataaaaaatatataataaaatgGAATTGTTCTATTTTTTCCAATGCCGTTGGTGGGGGCATTTTTGCAGGTGCAATTTTTCCAAAACAATGGGCAAAAATAACACACCTTTTCtatttgtttacatgtacatgtatttgGAGTACTTCTGTGGAAAAGTTAGCTATCATTCAGTTCTAGATCATTCAGTAGATCAGTAGAACATTCAGTTCTAGATCATTCAGTGTTCTTCATCAGACAGTAGAGGATGCTGCTGAGCAAAGCTGAACAGAAATGTACCTTAAGAGGCTTAAAAGTTCAATCCTACAACTCTCATGGGCACTTCAAGTTCTTGCTTTATGTTGACTTTTTCTCAATATCtttcacacagatgcacacaacaCTGTGTTGTATAATTATAAATGCTCTCCGTACCTGGGGTTACACTGATATTATCATTATTAACatgaattaacattaacatgaaaTACTATTTTCTATGAACAATCAATACATCAGCCTTGAGAGGAAGGCCATCAGGTAGCACCATGTGctaaagttctctctctctgtgtacccTACTCATCTTATTGGTTTCCTGAGATTCCCTTTGGTCTGCAATGGCTTTTACTTAGTAGTCACTGGGCTCTTGGACAAGAGCTGCCTTGTGGGATGAACACCCTGTGTAAACCTTTGTGTGTACCCAACAACCTAGAAGATGAAGCCCAATATACACATTTGTCTTTGACTTAGCAAGAACACTTAATCTAATTTCTCTCGCGTTAGGGACGTGATGCCACAACAGCACTGTGAACACTCTCAACACATTCTTTATCAAGGATGTAAGCCCAAAAATAAAAGCCTTCCAGTGAGACAACTCTACTCAGAACTCCACTTTTATTTGGAGACAGATTTCTTTAAAATTGCTTGAATAATCAATATCAAATAATATGGTTGCTTGGCACACAAAGTATTGTAATTAGAGAAAACTGATAAAATTACAAAATGTCCACTCATTCCGCTCGCTCCCACACACAATACTTTGCTTCACATAAATGCACATTCACTCgtactctctgtcacacacacacacacacacacacacacacacacatcagttccTGTTTGTGCAGTTCTAGTGGTGTCGTGCTCCTTTGAAGTGAGCTTGGATCTGCTCTAGTGATTTGCCTTTGGTCTCGGGCACAAAGAAGATTGTGAAAAAGACGTTCAGAGCACACATGCCTGAGAACAGCCAGAACGTCCCAGCAGAGGTCAGCACGTCCTGAAAGCCATTAGAGAGAGAGTCAAAGCGAGACTACCACAGTATCATCAACCATAGTGGCATTTTAACTACACAGTTTAGTGATAAACCTGAGTATGTTGACTCATAGTTTccgcagggatggattactgcacgggcctaccgggcccaggggcccaaggggtcagggggccctgaagcccaagcctttgcattgaatcattgcctcaatatcaacaaatcaggatgaaggctatgaatctgattaaatttagtattggccatccccaaaatgcaccagaatacaggaaatcacataaaaaaaaatgtaaacatttctgggggaaggacccccaaccccccccccccccccctcccacatatacaacaataagtggggggcccttaatacatctgggcccaggggcccgaatgttcataatccgcccatgtaaGTGGTAAACCTGCAATCTGCAGCTCATATCTAATAGCAATGCAATGTCTTGATAAAAGTGTGAATATCTACAGAATGCACTGGTCGCCTTGAACTTGAGTAATTCATAATGTGGATGTAATGCAATTACAATACCTACTGAGTAAGCTGCTAGATGGCTATTTCTACCCAAAACAAAAGATATGTTTCAGAATATGCCAGAATTTTCCACATACCATGAGATTGTGAAAGGTCTTGGTGACGATGAATGCAGACCCCCAGTTGGTCAGCACGCACATAGAGCTTCCCAACCCCCTCCCTCGCGTGGGGAAGATCTCCGACATCACCAACCAGGGTGTGGGGCCCCAGCCAAGAGCAaagcctgggggggggggggggggacatcaTGCCATTCGGGTTTACCATCATTGATCACGGATTCAGTATCAGCTTGTGTTATCAATAGAGCTAAGTGCAAATAACTTGTCTCTGCGGTGGCTCTGACATAATCGCTGAAAAAAAGGCTTTGTCTAGCAGAGTTAATCTTGTTTTGCAGCAGCCGTGTTCCATTAAGAGACTGCGCTGCTTTGGAGTGGAGCCCAGGATGAGGGAATTGGCGACACCACTCCCTGTAATTTGTCTGTGAGAATGATCAGAGGGAAACATTACACAAGTAACCTTAATGTATGAACAAGGCAGCAACTGAGTCTTTTGTGCTAAACATGGGAGCTCTGTTGTCTGAACAAAGACATGTAGTGAAAACATGCAGTTTAGAACATGAATGATACCTAGATACTCTCTCATTCATTTATCTTGCTGACTTTTTTGATTGATTAATGGCACTTCAAGTCACCTGCACCAGAGAGATGTAATCTGTTAAGTATTACTGTACAGGGGACGGTCATGGGACAGATCACATCTCTCACGAGGCTGCAAGAGCAGATGACTGCAGTGTATGCTTAACCTTGGCTTGTTGCTGGCAAAAATGCAATAAACAGGATATGCAAGTATTTCCTGCCAAAACTCTCCTGTAATTGGCTTTTCAATTACACTTCAAGGAAGGTCAATCATATGTTTCTTCACAGTTTGGAAATGCTGATCTGAAACGATGCCATTCATCATCAGACTGTCGCATCATCGTCCTGTGATTCACTGGTTAACATTTCAGACCACAGTGTAGGTGATATTCTGGAAAGCTGATCAGGACCCAGAAGGAACCCTTTTATATGGTCGTTCCAAAGGACTGTGGATGGAAGTAGAGAGATGCTCTGAAAATAACTAGTCTGATATAGACTGGAATGGATGGTAAGGGTGTTTGTCTCCACACACAAATAGCCAGACAAGAAAATTAAGTTAACCAGCCCGGCCATGTCAAATTCTTACAGAAGGAGGGTGGGCCCCTCACACTGTACTTTGACCTCATAAAACTCAACTGTAAGTGACTGTAACTGAgagtaatgaaaataaacagcaTTCAAGGGAAGCGACTTGGCATCACCTATGCGGTTACATAATTGTCTAAGTTGTCTGCTGGGGCTGGGCTTCTAACTCGAGTCACCAGATGTTGCTTTGTGGTGCCTCGGCTGGCATCACGAGGTTGTTAATGCAGTGGCCATTCCAGGAATCATGTGATCTGACCATCAACAGTCCGAGGGAGTGAAGGTCCAGAAACTACTAGTCACTGTACAGAGATGAGCTTGGGTCACACTTAAGTTAGCCTAGCTACATCACAGCCTACTACAAACAACCAAAACACCATGACCAGAACTCTTTCAAATGAAGAGGCTTTTGTATTGCTAAATTATTAATTATTTCATATATGGCCGTTGAACTCAAAGGTTTGTACTTGACCAGTGCATAGGTTAAAATTATTTGTACATTTCTGGCAATTTTTCAATTGTATTCAATAACTGAATGGATGACTCTCCAGTCCCTTACCTGTGATAAAGAGGCCCATGCTGACCAACGCCAGCCACGCCAGGTCAGGTTGAGGGGCCAGGCTGACAGGACCTGGCGTTTCCATGGCGACCTGGGCACTGCTGTGATTTGGGCTTGAGAGCCAGAAGTAGACTCCGAACATCGCAGTGCTGATGGTCATGGCAACACCTTACCACAGAGACAAAAAATACAAGCAGTTGAATTATGTGAAATACTGAAACATCCACAGAAGACTGCAAAAACACTTTTTGGATATGGGACAAAACAAACTAGAGATGCATTAGACTCATGTTTGCATTAGATTAGAAGCGTGGCTACACCTACAGTTCTCATTCATACAGAAGGTAATGAGCCTATTTCACAGTGTTCAGGTGTCCGGCCTCGTTGATGTTAATGATGCCTTAATTGGCAGGGTAAAATGTCTTcctgcttttgtctttcctgtggACTTTTTTCTTTTGCCGTCTATGGGACAGTGCcccatcttgtgaaatgggTTAATTAGATACGGGATGAGTGACCAGAGTGTCTACATGCATGGTGTCAGTTTAGAGGTATCAGTGTACCTGAGACGATGAGGAGGATTTTCCTGCCTGCCCTGTCCATCAGCAGAGCCGCCACGGCTGTGAAGACCACCTGGATTGCGGCTACTATCACTGAGGCAACATCGCTGTTCTGAAACAGCAAATGGACAAAGTGTCAAAATTATGAAAAAATTACTAACCAACGTCAGCGAATGACATTCACAGAGAGTGTACGTTACAATctatacatatacacaaaacCAATCTATACCTTGAAATGGGCCTTTTCGAAAATGGACTCGGCATAGAACATGATGGCATTGATGCCTGTGAGCTGCTGAAAGAGCATCATGACGATCCCGATACCCATGGGCTTGTAAATGACCGGGTCTTTCAGATCTGACCATCCCAAACTACCTCCCTGcacaaaaatgtgaaaatggtCATAAGCAGATCTAAAACAGTAGTTAAAAATGTAGTTACAGTGAAAATGCAGATCACATGAAGGGAGTGAAGGTCCAGAAACTACTAGTCACTGTACAGAGATGAGCTTGGGTCACACTTAAGTTAGCCTAGCTACATCACAGCCTACTACAGTACAAACAGCATGCAATTGAAGCAGATACCACTGGAATCATGTGACTGGTTTTGCTATGCTTTGGTCATGCAAAGTAAGCACGATGACAGACTGACAGATGGTCTGGTGCCGGTCCTCACAGGTCCCCTTCAAGACTCCGAGCAGGAACAAGAAGCATACAGAGGCAGAAAATggtacaatgtgtgtgtatgtgtgtgtgtagtgaaaaATGGATGGAATGATGTGTTTTGAGGAGTGATGAATGAATGGACGTAAGTATGAATGGGAGGATATATGAGTGAGAGCCTGCATTCCTGTTTGGATGTTATTGTGTAGACTTGTAGACTATTGTGTCTCTCTCTAGTAGCATACTTCTCCTTTGTGTAAATGGACTCAAATCATATTCTTTATAACATGCATACTTGTAACTGTGATCTGATTTCACTAATTGCCATCTAATTTCACAGCTACCGTTTGTTTACAGGCGGCAGCCTCACCTGATCTTGCATAGCGCCCTCTATCCTGGCACACTCTTCCTCAGGTGAGGCATCTGGCCCTCGCAGGAACCGCAGGGCCTCCTGGGCCTCGGCCCTCCTGCCCTGGGATAACAGGAAGTGAGGCGTTTCTGGCATGAAGCACATCAGCACCAGCATCAGAGCCGGTGGAACCGAGGAGGTGACCGCCAGCCATCGCCAGCCCAGGAACAAGCCtgacagagtgggagagagggaagagggacaGTCAaaccagtggaagaacaaatcAAAGCCATCACAGACTGGGAATTGGGAAAAGATAGCTATGGCTACGTGACATACAATGTCAACAGTGAAGTGCTTTTTATACAACACATGACCTGTTTGGGTGTGTACACAGAAAAGTCGCTCTTAGTCTCTGGACACACTAATTATTGCAATGTCATGGCAGCTGATCTAAAACAGCTCGAGGGAGGACTGCCAGACTCAAGGCTAGCAGAAGCCATATTTCAATTAAACTGAAGTAGTTTACAGCACACA includes the following:
- the sgsm1a gene encoding small G protein signaling modulator 1 isoform X3 is translated as MATAIAAEAETRQRLLRTVKKEVKQIMEEAVTRKFVHEDSSHIVSFCAAVEACVLHGLKRRAAGFLRSNKVAALFTKVAKSFAPAEELCRKAQEMEQVIDSKRSQTLPHQDSTRKLPRLPSLSPQGFKHLWIRTALIEKVLDKIVLYLVENSSKFYEKEAIMMDPVDGHILASLLVGPCALEYTKMKTADHFWTDPSADELLQRHRIHSGHCRQDSPTKRPALCIQKRHSSSSIDERPSPSPSARDYVESLHQNNRATLLFGKNNVLVQPRDDMEAIPGYLSLHQTADVMTLKWTPNQLMNGSMGDLEYERSVYWDYAMTIPLEEIVYLHCHQQVDSGGTVVLVSQDGIQRPPLRFPRGGHLLQFLSCLENGLLPHGQLDPPLWSQRGKGKVFPRLRKRGAQGSYDSISDKEEDEATDYVFRILFPNSQSEFAPPPELMDQAASMWQPTPRKSSCSSCSQGSFSEGGPPNGCNHERAPLKLLCDNMKYQIISRAFYGWLAYCRHLSTVRTHLSALVNHAIVDPDAPCDAYAGLTADVWQSFLQDCSSYEETELLRLVYYGGVEPSLRKEVWPFLLGHYQFGMSVAQRKEVDEQVRLCYEQTMSEWQGCEAIVKQREREQHAAALAKCSSGASIDSTSQKLLHRDSTLSNESSQSCSSDRQSNARLQSDSSSSTQVFESVEEVEQIETEPRVDEPIKQVPKVPNGALQNGTSSPDSGHPSSRNFSVASALSDSLSTEDSGVHEPGPRSTSAAQPMAALAPLGSSVGAEAETQLSESEEQVQESQRAAKGKETVKEEKEEADMTSDEGKVVEMEDSDAKSKETKKEEGSKVKDSAMERKALVTQERKIESVKEEAEEPKAVEDIEYIKEQAEEPKAVEEKESVKEEVEEPNAVEEKESLKEDAEKPKAVEELAKPAETEREREREGSMTADTGAEVTVTETGEHKDPMEATGTMDLSSEQGDVTVESRIKDERTSELEKNAPIQEDEILTGTSTETKQDMTLETANETEEDVSSVAEDFEIKEDKTSDAEKEMISEREETCIPIKTEAESLESKSVDTEVTGIKEDTPLITVSREDGEPVEVREASKLTTKTAVDDTENKMPAAQDNADSRGDMATSCEAKSDSDGDASILKEAIGTREGTMSDSPKSDREEQEMTSGVVTGKPKGAVTKESLGACDEKAIREDVEETKDAGMSESTPPPLELPAPASVAKAAASRVLEVVRSRQPEVTPAAPDSDDSPTAIEMEDIPMARVPKASWEAKPTSEGTEHQAEGSDVVALALRMEEGRQHSPEGTASALREEREMESFYPPFDSLTVSAEKTAATSPVSSIGTTYSQELLDMYTLNLHRIDKDVQRCDRNYWYFTPANLEKLRNIMCSYIWQHLEIGYVQGMCDLLAPLLVILDDEALAYSCFTELMKRMNQNFPHGGAMDTHFANMRSLIQILDSELFELMHQNGDYTHFYFCYRWFLLDFKRELVYDDVFSVWETIWAAKYVSSSHFVLFIALALVEIYRDIILENNMDFTDIIKFFNEMAEHHNIKQILTLARDLVCQVQTLIENKLNAIQRKETVS